The Neovison vison isolate M4711 chromosome 5, ASM_NN_V1, whole genome shotgun sequence genome includes a region encoding these proteins:
- the KBTBD7 gene encoding kelch repeat and BTB domain-containing protein 7 has product MQSREEAPRSRRLASPRGGRRPKRISKPSVSAFFTGPEELKDTAHSAALLAQLKSFYDARLLCDVTIEVVTPGSGPGTGRLFSCNRNVLAAACPYFKSMFTGGMYESHQANVTMHDVDAESFEVLVDYCYTGRVSLSEANVQRLYAASDMLQLEYVREACASFLARRLDLANCTAILKFADAFDHHKLRSQAQSFIAHNFKQLSRMGSVREESLADLSLAQLLAVLRLDSLDIESERTVCHVAVQWLEAAPKERGPSAAEVFKCVRWTHFRDEDQDYLEGLLTKPIVKKYCLDLIEGALQMRYGDKLCKSLVPKPDNSNSSVVPTAENPPQRLGMCAKEMVVFFGHPRDPFLCYDPYSGDIYTMPSPLTSLAHTKTITSSAVCVSPDHDIYLAAQPRKDLWVYKPAQNSWQQLADRLLCREGMDVAYLNGYIYILGGRDPITGVKLKEVECYSVQRNQWALVAPVPHSFYSFELIVVQNYLYAVNSKRMLYYDPSHNTWLNCASLKRSDFQEACVFNDEIYCICDIPVMKVYNPARGEWRRISNIPLDSETHNYQIVNHGQKLLLITSTTPQWKKNRVTVYEYDTREDQWINIGTMLGLLQFDSGFICLCARVYPSCLEPGQSFITEEDDARSESSTEWDLDGFSELDSESGSSSSFSDDEVWVQVAPQRNAQDQQGSL; this is encoded by the coding sequence ATGCAGTCCCGGGAAGAAGCTCCGCGCTCTCGCCGCCTGGCCAGTCCCCGCGGCGGGAGGCGACCCAAGAGAATTTCCAAGCCTTCTGTTTCGGCTTTTTTCACGGGCCCGGAGGAGCTGAAGGACACGGCTCATTCTGCAGCCCTCCTGGCACAGCTGAAGTCCTTCTACGACGCGCGGCTGTTATGCGATGTGACCATCGAGGTGGTGACGCCTGGCAGCGGGCCTGGCACCGGCCGCCTTTTTTCCTGCAACCGTAACGTGCTGGCTGCCGCGTGTCCCTACTTCAAGAGCATGTTCACCGGTGGCATGTACGAGAGCCACCAGGCAAACGTGACCATGCATGATGTGGATGCCGAGTCCTTCGAGGTGCTGGTCGACTACTGCTACACGGGTCGCGTGTCGCTGAGTGAGGCCAACGTGCAACGTCTTTACGCTGCCTCTGACATGTTGCAGCTCGAATATGTGCGGGAAGCCTGTGCCTCCTTCCTAGCCCGCCGCCTTGACCTGGCCAACTGCACTGCTATCCTCAAGTTTGCCGACGCCTTCGACCATCACAAGCTGCGATCCCAGGCCCAGTCCTTTATAGCCCACAATTTTAAACAACTCAGCCGGATGGGTTCAGTAAGGGAGGAGAGTCTGGCAGATCTGAGCTTGGCCCAGCTGCTGGCTGTCCTGCGTCTGGATAGTCTGGACATCGAGAGTGAGCGGACTGTGTGTCATGTGGCCGTGCAGTGGTTGGAGGCGGCTCCCAAGGAGCGAGGCCCCAGCGCTGCGGAGGTCTTCAAGTGTGTCCGCTGGACGCACTTCAGAGATGAAGATCAGGATTACTTGGAAGGGCTGCTGACCAAGCCCATAGTGAAAAAGTACTGTCTAGACCTTATTGAAGGGGCCCTGCAGATGCGTTATGGTGACAAGTTGTGCAAGTCTCTGGTCCCGAAGCCAGATAACAGCAACAGCTCTGTTGTACCCACAGCAGAAAATCCCCCCCAGAGACTGGGTATGTGTGCCAAGGAGATGGTGGTCTTCTTTGGACATCCTAGAGATCCCTTTCTCTGCTATGACCCATACTCAGGGGACATTTACACAATGCCATCTCCTTTAACTAGCTTGGCTCACACTAAGACTATCACCTCCTCAGCTGTCTGTGTCTCTCCAGATCATGACATCTACCTGGCCGCTCAGCCCAGGAAGGACCTCTGGGTGTATAAGCCAGCCCAGAATAGCTGGCAGCAGCTTGCTGACCGTCTGCTGTGCCGGGAGGGCATGGATGTGGCCTACCTCAATGGCTACATCTACATCTTGGGTGGGCGAGACCCAATTACTGGAGTCAAACTGAAGGAAGTGGAATGCTACAGTGTCCAGAGAAACCAGTGGGCGCTGGTGGCTCCTGTACCCCATTCCTTCTATTCCTTTGAACTAATAGTGGTTCAGAACTATCTTTATGCTGTGAACAGTAAGCGCATGCTCTACTACGATCCTAGCCACAATACGTGGCTGAACTGTGCTTCACTTAAACGTAGTGACTTTCAGGAAGCCTGTGTCTTCAATGATGAGATCTACTGCATCTGTGACATCCCAGTCATGAAGGTCTATAACCCAGCCAGGGGAGAATGGAGGCGGATTAGTAATATTCCCTTGGACTCAGAGACCCACAACTATCAGATTGTCAATCATGGCCAAAAGTTGCTTCTCATCACTTCCACCACCcctcagtggaaaaaaaaccGGGTGACTGTTTATGAATATGATACTAGGGAAGACCAATGGATTAATATAGGTACCATGTTAGGCCTTTTGCAGTTTGACTCTGGCTTTATTTGCCTCTGTGCACGTGTTTATCCTTCCTGC